In Carassius auratus strain Wakin unplaced genomic scaffold, ASM336829v1 scaf_tig00214327, whole genome shotgun sequence, the following proteins share a genomic window:
- the LOC113091867 gene encoding patatin-like phospholipase domain-containing protein LELG_00944 isoform X2: protein MVIPEEQPAQPALPVQPEGMRVVCGHCGNTFLGSDDDDDDDDDDDDDDDECSQSSSGLAIRGPADLFKVLMRCPLLSWWN, encoded by the exons ATGGTGATCCCAGAGGAGCAGCCCGCCCAGCCAGCTCTGCCCGTCCAGCCCGAGGGCATGCGTGTGGTCTGCGGCCACTGCGGCAACACATTCCTT GgcagcgatgatgatgatgatgatgatgatgatgatgatgatgatgatgatgagtgctCCCAGTCTTCCTCAGGCCTGGCTATTCGCGGCCCCGCTGATCTTTTCAAGGTCCTAATGCGCTGCCCCCTTCTCAGTTGGTGGAACTGA